In bacterium, one genomic interval encodes:
- a CDS encoding 6-phosphofructokinase, with product MKIGVLTGGGDCPGLNPAIRGIVLRAIDLGYEVIGIKDGWKGMVNGETQSLNINDVEGIISKGGTILGTSRTNPFKKEGDKEKVLENIKKLGLDCIIAIGGEDTLGVAEKFYQSGVKVVGVPKTMDNDLSCTDYTFGFDSAVTVAVDALERLRDTAQSHRRVMVLEVMGRYAGWVSLFTGIAGGADWILIPEIPVDLDKMCDHLKKLRQRGKPYAVIVTSEAVELPGMAEQEQEKDAFGHIILKEKGVGERVAEEIKKRTGFETRAAVIGHIQRGGAPTVFDRMLGIRVGVKAVDLIANQQFGQMVCLKGNEIQSAPLKEAVAELKMVTQQWWNLAQILFK from the coding sequence TTGAAGATAGGAGTGTTAACTGGTGGTGGAGACTGTCCGGGACTTAATCCGGCGATTAGAGGGATAGTCTTAAGGGCAATAGATTTAGGATATGAGGTTATTGGCATTAAAGATGGCTGGAAAGGAATGGTTAATGGTGAGACACAGTCTCTTAATATAAACGATGTTGAGGGAATAATTTCAAAAGGGGGAACAATACTTGGCACCTCGCGAACTAACCCTTTTAAAAAGGAAGGGGATAAAGAGAAGGTTTTAGAAAATATTAAAAAATTAGGATTAGATTGTATCATTGCCATTGGTGGTGAGGATACTCTGGGTGTTGCAGAGAAATTCTATCAATCAGGGGTAAAAGTAGTTGGAGTCCCTAAAACTATGGATAATGACCTGTCATGCACTGATTATACCTTTGGTTTTGATAGTGCGGTAACCGTAGCCGTAGATGCCTTAGAACGATTGCGGGATACCGCACAGTCACATCGGAGAGTGATGGTTTTAGAAGTAATGGGTAGATATGCTGGTTGGGTATCTCTTTTTACAGGTATTGCCGGTGGGGCAGATTGGATATTGATTCCAGAAATTCCGGTTGACCTGGATAAAATGTGTGACCATTTAAAGAAACTACGGCAACGAGGAAAACCTTATGCCGTCATTGTTACCTCTGAAGCCGTCGAATTACCAGGAATGGCTGAACAGGAGCAGGAAAAGGATGCCTTTGGGCATATTATTCTTAAAGAAAAAGGTGTTGGAGAAAGAGTGGCGGAAGAGATTAAAAAGCGAACCGGGTTTGAAACAAGGGCGGCAGTCATTGGACATATCCAACGCGGTGGGGCTCCAACGGTCTTTGACCGAATGTTAGGCATTCGTGTCGGAGTAAAGGCGGTAGATTTAATCGCTAACCAGCAATTTGGACAGATGGTCTGCTTAAAAGGAAATGAAATACAATCTGCTCCTTTAAAAGAGGCAGTCGCAGAACTTAAAATGGTTACCCAACAATGGTGGAATTTAGCTCAAATACTCTTTAAGTAA